In Patagioenas fasciata isolate bPatFas1 chromosome 15, bPatFas1.hap1, whole genome shotgun sequence, the sequence ATTAACAGTATCACATTGCCTCCTCAGGTCCTCGGATACGTCATGAAGGATGTTGTCAATCAAGACACGAAGATTGCCAGAAGCCAGTTTTTCTCGTTCTGCCCTATAGATGTTGTCATGAGTGAACTTGGCCCATGTCTCCGGTGTTGAGGCACTGGAAGAAGAGGTGAAAGGTATATTAATACAAATAGGAACCTTGCGCTTCTGTTCACGTTGCTCTTAAGAGGACAATCTGAAGCTGGTTCTCTCCCTACAGAAGTGTTGTCCACCACTATTTGTTTTTGCTGTTGCATGCAGTCTAGACTTACCACAAAGGAAGGAGACCTATCTTTTATAAAATTAACAAACTGTCATTCATCTTTTGGCTTCTAGGGGAAGTAATATATAACAAAAATATCATACAAAGTCCTTCCACCTGCAACTAGTACTACTAAGGCAAAAAAAGTATACTTATACTTTTTTGTGCAAGCACAAGCAGTTAAGTCACCAGTAAATAAACAGATTAATATATTCAAGCTTTATAGTCTGTGTCTACTTTGAAACAAGAAGAAACATGATCTCTGGTTATACTTTGCTATGTTGAGCAGCAGAAGAAACTACATAGGACTCGGGACATTGTGTCACATgaaaactgcctgaaaggagcagCAAAATTTACTGTAATAGTCATCCCCCCTGTGTGGAAGCAGCACGTGCCCTTCCCAAAAGAATGGCGTGCCTGCTGGTGTCAAGCGGTGACTCTCAATGGGATTTAGATCAGGCTTTAAAAGTATAAAGCCAATTATTTCTGAGAAAAACTTCCACAAAGTCAGTCTCCATATAGTGAACCAGCTTTGCCATGAGCAGCGCGCCATGCTGAGAGGGCTGCACCACCTTTACTAACCATGCAGTTGTTTTAAAGTTATAACGTTGTATGTCCAAAGCAACAGCAGCTACACCTTTAATTCAGCTTTCACGGACACAAAGGATGTATTTTATCTTATCAGGGTTATCTGTGGAGGATAATGACAGTAACTGCTCACCTCTCTTCGAACTTCACCGAGTTAGGATGGAACTGGACGTTGGTGCTCTGGTTATTGTATCTTCCACATTTATCATCAATGTTATACGTTTCAACCTTGTCTGACCAGTCCCTCTCACAAATCTCTTTGTGATCTCGATTTAATCTGAAAAGTCATCATtgttagtggaaaaaaaatacaattaacaAGATCATCACAAACATCTGTGAAGCTGGGCCCTGATCTTTTGTCTTTCAAAGAACAATGAGAACAGAAGCTTTCATTTTTGTCATGGAAATCCTAACAAAACACTCTCGCCACTATCTGCTATAACGGCAAGAAGCCTGATGTGTTGCCCACCACCCTAGGCCTGAGTCACAAGTCACCAAATGAACTAGAACGACTTCAGTTTACCAAAGACAGTGGGTCCTTATCGACTGTTAACACCAGATGTCACTCTCACCTAAGGAATCAAAAAGATTGCGCTGGCAGATAATGGTACTAAAACGATTTTAAGAGAGTTACAAAAAACGAAGCCTAAACTCAGATTATTCTCATACTCTAATTGATATAACAGAactactttaaattattttgtgcCTATAGACATTCTTTCTAAaaacaatatttcattttatctGGCACAAATTGGACTGGATTttaaaataaccaaccaacccacccacaacTAAAATACCAAGATTTCCCCCAGTTAACTCCTTCATATTGAGGCACTCTATTGAAAATCCTGAAGTTTCATCACTGAGTATCTCTTCTCAGGTTTAAATGCAGTTCATGTGGCTCCACTGGGCATTGTACCTCTATATGTCAGGAATTATTTAGCTATACAAATTAGCTACTAAGGTATAATGAAAAACATCTTACTGCATCTGGTTGCGAGCTTGCATCAAAGTTCTCTTCAAAAGCTCCTGGATATTTCTGATAAGTTCAGCTTCCTAGATAAAAATAGTGAGACTTCTAGGATATCCAGAACAGAGATATATGTCACGTCACGCCACGCCATattatcatatcatatcatatcacatcacatcacatcataTCATGTTGGGTAGTCCGTCTCCATGTAAATAAAGAGACAATCTCCTGTGAGTAACGTGCACAGTTTTAAACGAGAAAAGCTTTCGTTTAGCAATTAAGGTCTCTCACATGGAAGAAGTGAAatagcacaaaaataaaaaattcccTTGTCGAATGACCTAAACTAAAACTTTAAAATTGATTCCCTGTTGAGGAGATAGGCATTCAAATATAACATTTAAAACTGAAGATACAGTTCTCATAACTAATGGCAGTCGAAGATGAGTTAGAGTGAACGAGCAGGCACAAATGACAATGAATTTTCAACATTTACCTACTAAATGATTTCTCTTAACTTTTACAACAGGTGAAGGTGGGTTGGATGGCTGGGGGGAGCTGTGGCACGAGGCTGAAGATGAAGATGCTTCGATCGAGGACTCTCGGTCCCACCGGACCGATGGACATCGCAGTACAACCCACGGGGCCCACCCAGACTCTGGGATTTCAACAACAAAAATGTGGGTGATTCCACATTAAAATCCTGGATTTTACCACGTGGCCGAGTGGGTGATCTTTATTTAGTCTGTGCACAGAATTGTGCTGGCAATTTATTTTATGGCCCCGTCCACATTAAGAGAGTAAAAGCAGGATAAAGAGTTTTACTTGCCAGCAGCTTTGCTGGTTCACAGGATAACAGAAACTTAGATTTGCATTTCTTCAGTTCATTATAGGACTTTGTGGAtgaaatgccttttttctttgccttattTTTCCTATATATGTCTTCATGTgctattaaaatgaaatattgtcAAATTTGAAGCGATCTTGGCTTCTTTTCAGCTGTCTTCTCCACGGTTAATACTAATAATAAACTTCTGTTATTATAAATGGTTGTCAATTAACAGGGAGAGAACATTTTAGAGTTTAGCGTGCCATTTATTTTACTACAGTATTCAATGTTTACGATGCAAAAGTTGGATTTTCCTCAAATCTAGTGATAAAACCATCCCGGCTCATGACTTTGTAAGTGTCTAATTAATGGTGCAAAGAAAATGTTTAAGAGCAGATGCTTGTGCCTTCCATGAATTTACAAattcaggggtttttttgcagtcTTTTTACACTGGTGACTTGCAGGTGTCGTTGATATCTAAATACAGCACCCAGGGCCAGGATAACACAGCGAGGGAGCAGCTGATTTCTAATTGCCCTCAATTACAAATCCACCCATCCATCAGCAACGTGATACCAGTTGTCCCACACAGCAGGACTGCAAATAAAAGCAAATCAAGACTCTGAGTCAAATACAGTTCTAGGTTTAAAAAATGGCATAAATGGAAGTACATCTGCTGATGCCCAGTCATATCTGGCACTCCATTAATGAATCTGGATACCGGACATGAGAAAATAACCTTGAAATGCAGAATATATGCAGCTGAAACATGACGTATTGGCAGTATACCACCATGTGGCAAGTCCTTTGCTTGGGTTTGTGTTTTCAATATTAAATGCATGCACATAAACCTACTGAATTGTCATTAAACTGGTGCAAAGGGGATTCAGAGGAGATGTCATATGGGTTATGAAAGTCAAAAACATCATACAAAAGAGATGCATGTACTGCTTTTAATGAATTCAGCTATTTCCAATGCACAAAGAAATAACATTATTCTCTTTAAGAGATTTTTCTTCGTTTTAGTCATCAAATATTCTTCTTTACTGAAAAACAATTGTGACTTCCTGCTTCTTTTTCTTAACTAGAACTTCATTAAGAAAAGATGAATATGCTGTTAAGTGGAGTCAATGAATTTCCAAGTAACAGCTGATTTTACTGTGCACGTGAGGAGGTTTCACTTCAATACCCTCAGCCCTCATTCCAGCTGTGGCTATTTAGTGGTGGGACATATCACAACAGGTGATTTAAATAAGACACCATGCTGCAAAGCAAATGGGACAGATGACTTGGAATCAAAACTCCCTAAAAGAAATAGATGGTGTGCCAAAAAGTAGGAAAACCCCAACTCTTATTTGGGTGCATAAAACTTTCAACAGAaagagttctttttttctttgtgagtcATCTGAAGTGATTCCTACTGAACAGATAATAAAAGTGCAATTACATGCAGAGATTCCAAACTGCTTGTATACATGGATTCAATGttgtcttttaaaatgtcatcTGCCAAGGGGTTGCTGAAAGGTGGTTATTTCAGCTCTGGGAACAGGAAATGTGCAGAAAGCTGAGAGCTGGTAGAAGAGGAAGAATttcaaaggaaggaaaatgcaCTAGAATATCAATTAACTGTGTAATtaaaactgcaaggaaaagaATGTCTGTTTCCTCACATAGCTGACTCttggaaataatttatatttttttcctcagtttttgcatagtaagAAAACAAATTGTTCCTGATGTCCCTTGCATTACCATTTGTTAAGAGAGTTAAGAGTAGAAAGTGACTGGACAAGGAAGTGACATTCAGAAATAGTATGTCAGTACTTAGTGATAAAATTTGCACAGCTGCTCCAAATAAGCAAATGCTGTAACACGGAGCTACCAGTGAACCGGGCCATTAATGTGGAAATCTGCACTGTGAACAGTCTGAATTTATGGAAGAGCAGCTCTAAGTGTCAAGAATTATTAGCCACTTTCGGAAAGAGTAATAAatacaaggtaccatctgatttCTTGCAGTGGAAGAGGTGTAGAGCATAGCTGCAGCTTAAAGAGACGGCAAAGCCACGTTTTAACATCTATTTGCAAACTTTCACGCCATAAAATCTATTCCTCTGTGAAAATGGGAAGGATCTCCTCAGATATTATGCACTCCTCTTCCTTCTGCGCTGCAAAGGTCATTGGCATGGCAACAAAATCTTCATTTCTCAAGGGTCCATCTGCTGCCGGAACACAGGCCTCATCTGAACCCACATCATTCTTTTTTGCTGACATCCCACTTGGCTGTTGACAGTGTGTCGTCACAAGCAGACAATCACCATTTCAGGTGAAgaattagcagcagcagcagatggacTTCTGAGCAATGAACAAACTATTATCTGATATCAGGAGGAAAGAAATACAGCCGCGAAATCCTGCCAGAAAATGTTTTTGGGGGGGTAAATCTTACTTTACACAGACTTCTCTAAAACATCAGCAGCTGGtgaaattttttttctgtagtctgAATCTTGTAACAATTCACATACTGAAATATCCTATATACCACCTCTCACATTTATGTTTTTGACTGCAACAACCTCTTCAGTATTGATTGCAATTCACCAACTGCATGCAATTCCCACTAAAATATTTCTAAGTACTATCATGCCATCAACTCTGTAAGTCTCTTCAATATTTTTCTAACAACAAATATTAATCATCTGGTTTAATCAGTAGCTCATCATGAATCAACTTGCACAGTATATTGGATTCTGCAGGCAAATAATCATTAATCTGTTTGTGGGACACTGGAATATGTATCATTCCAGAATGAAAAATGACCAAGAATTTGTTCGCTGTAACATGTGCAGCCACAATAACTACATCAGCTTTGAAGGCAGCTCACATGCAGTGCTGGATCTCAGCAACAGATAACAAAGTGTCAGCTGGGGCAAAGAGTCCTCTATGGGAGGAAAAGGGTCAAGCAAATTTCGGAAGAGTCTCAGGTTTGTTGGAACCAGCCTGTCGGAAACACCACCTGTCTGTGTCACCCAGCTACATTGTACAGTTTGGGgacacctgtgctcctgtcctgcAGGACGTTTAAAGTGGCGGTTTGTGTTGAGACACCGTAGTTCAGCGTTAGATCATCACCTTGTCGTGAACCTTGGCAAGACTACAGCATCAGACTCAGCAGTCAAAGGCAATGGCAGAAACTGCCACATTTGGACAGCCTGAGCATGGAAATGGGCAAGGAGCACTTTACTGGTCCTGAACAGTCTGCTCATGTACTGCATGTTTAAAGTGTAATCTGCAGAGATGAGGGGACTTTAATCCAGTTGGAGGCTAGGAGATGTTTAATGCCAGAACAGGATGCCCACCTCGGTTCAGGAAACCTCTGTTGTCATTTTGTTTGGATCTGGTCTAAGAGAGGGGATCTGGTCTCCTCCAGTCACACTCACATGATTTTAAACAGTTTTTACACAGAAGAAGGATTTTAAACAATCCTTCTTAAACCAAAGAGTGACAGAGGGAGTCCAGGCTGCCAGGAAAGGGCATTAGGCCAGAACATTCCTTCATAAGCTTCAGTTATCACCTGCTGACCAAGCTGCTCACTCTTTTAGAGACCagaagcaggctgcccagagaggctgtggagtctcctgctctggagacattaaaaacccgcctggacgcattcctgtgtgacctgctctggcaaccctgctttagcaggttagTTGGattgggtgatctccagaggtcccttccaaccacaaccactgtgattctgtgatcccaatGTCCTGCTCACCTTCAGCAACTCTCTCTCCACCTCATCGTTGACCAGGTCTGGGGGTTGCCTCCTCTCCCGACACTGCAGGTTATCGGTGGCAATGGCATGGGGCACTTCGGTGGCATCCAGCGCTCTTTCCAGCCGCAGCTTCTGGGCTGCCAGCAGGCTGGTCTCAGCATCAAGGTCCTCAATTTCCTTCTGGAGCTCGGACTTCCAGAAGTGTGTGTTTTGCAGGCGGTGgcccagggcggttgtggagtcCTGCTGGGCACATTGGGCACGCTGGGCAGTGTACTCAGCCAGGTCCTTGGCCTCGGCCCGGTCGTGCTCGCCCTGCTTGCAGCCAGCAAAGGCCTTGTGGTACATGTCATAGTTGCTCTGGTGCCACTCGCCGGGCAGGTACTTGGCAGTGCGGAAGCCTGCAGTGGCCAGGCCACTGGATGAGTAGGCGCCTGTGTTCAGGGCCACCTCGGACAACTTCATGGGCAGGTCGGAAGCCGGTACCGACTGCGGAGCCGGCTCCTTGGTCATGAGGACCCCGGGCTGcgccatggcggcggcggggcctcCCGCAGGGCTTGCCCTGCGTCCCGCTGCCGCGCCGCGTCCTTCCGTCGCCGGGGCAACAGCAGCAGCCAATGAGGAGGCGGGTCCCCCACTGCGAAGGGAAACCCGAGGCGGAACAGCCCGCTCCTCGTTACCTCACAGCGATGACCACCAATCAGAGCGCGGGTCCGCTTCGAGAGCGCGTTGGATAGGGGAAGCCGGCTGCCTGCACCCGCCTCCAAGCTGCTTGTTGCCATGGCGACGGGGACACCCAATTGGGGAGGAGCCGGGGGCGCGAGTGGTGTCATGGCCGCCACGGGGCAGGGGGCGCCGCCGCCGTCCTCGGGCCCGGGACGGGCGGGTTTCCTGAGGCAGGACTTGCTGCACGTTGTAACGTTTGTAATTCCTACGTGCGTGTGGTGTGAACAAGGATGCGCTGAAGTGTCTACACCGCGTTCTGGGCCCTTTGTGCGGAGGAACTGCCCTTTTCCAACTGGCGCGTGTGTGCAGTGGTGCTTCCTCCTGTTCGTTTGGAAACACGAGAGGATCCTGACAGGATTTCAGCCCCATTCCTGCCCAGCGACAGTGGAGGTGACCCTGCGAGCCCCCAGGCCCAGCAAACCCCTTGGGTAGTGGGAGGCCCCAGGGCTCAGTGCGAGGCCCGTGGCCTCTGCTGCGTTTAAGCCATTCAATTTAATACATTTTTGCACCTCATTCGATTTTTCCACCCAATGTCCATTCTTAAAGACAATTGCTGTGACTCATGCCTTGTCATGGATGGGGCACATGTGAAATTCagctgctgtggcatcccctgttTAACTTTCACCTGGGGGAACACGGCTTATGCTTGAATTGCGTGGAATTTTGGGGGGTTGTCATCACCGTGTAAcaaggaaaggaaacaaaaggagAGGCTGGGAGGCAGAGGCGCCTCTTCTCAGCCTTCGGAGGAAGGATGGAAGGTGCTGGAAGCACAGTGACAATAGAGGGCACTCTGGTCCTTGCACTTGAACAGATCTTCTGTCTTCAATGTCATTttgatttagaaaataaaaaggaagtagGAGCCACATGCACCGCAGCGTGCCCAGTGTCCTCCGGGCTCATCGGCTCCTTGGGTGTGGAGGGGAGCGATGCCGGAGCTGCACCAAGGTGTGCACGGCAGtgacacacacacccacacaccacCTCGTCTGCGCCGCGCAAACTTCTGCAGAAGATGCTTTGCTTTCTGAGAGTTTGCTCTAAACCCACAGAAAGTCAATGGCCATTTTTCCAACAGAGTCTTGCGCTCTGTAGGAAGATCaagtgcctgtccctgcctgagaGGCTGCATGTGGAAGATGCGTTGTGCatgggctgcagctgctgcccaccGGCCCTGGGCCACCGTTGGCAGCATGTGCCCAGCAAATCTCCTTCCACAGAGACAGTGTTGAAAAAGGACATTCAGTCCCAGCAGAGGTAAGAAATCCTTCATCTTCCCTTTTGCAGATGTTACAATTGGCCCTCCAGTAAACCAGCAACAGTCAATGATCACTTTGCACTGCTGAAGTCACTGGAATGACACCCTTTGCTTCCCCTTTGCACTTCAATTCTGTTCCTCTCCTTTTTCATGCATCTTTCCTCTAACTGCCGTGTCTGTTCCTTTCCTTACATTACCCCCaacctgtatttttctttctctttcctctgcttGTGGCCTTCTCTGCATGATGATCTATgcaaattttgcatttttaaagtacAATAAGTCTACAGGAAAAGCCCTGCTGAGCTATTCAGAGTGAAAGTCCTTAGTATGGAAAATACCTTTTTTGAAAATAAGGGCAGTAATAATTTGCTATTAAGTAGCATTTTTCTCTGAAGATTTCAAAAGAGCTTTTACTCGTGGCATCCTCTCACAGCCAGTTCAGCGTCAGTTTTGAAGGTGGGTTGCTTAGGACCATGATGGGATGTGGCTGAGGTTGCAAACTTAGCACCTCAGTTCTAGGCCCTAAATGTGACTAGTAAATTATTATCTTCTCCAACACGGAAACACtgcacggggtgggggggggaagtaaATTCCTCCTGATTCAGTGTAAGGATTACCAGTTTTATGGTTGTTATCCCAACAGGTCAGTGTTTCCAAGGAGCAGACAGATTTTGGAGGGTATTTTCAtgaggctggggtttttttgccagtcTCAGCCTGCTTTCTAGTGCAGGTGCATCATGTTCTAACAGGCTGCATATTCACTGTtacaagaaataaaagcaaaacctatTGGCACCCggaaaacccaggagttcccttCATCATCCGGGGCAGACCCAGGGACCCTGTGTTTCAAAGCCATCTGACAGCCAAGTGATTCAAGTGATTTAATATGCCACTGTAACATATGAATTATTAACAGCTGCTCAAGACGTTCCCAGAGCACAAGATGACAAAACATACtggaagaaaagaacagaaatgtttTCCAGCTCAGATCTTTTGACATGTGATAGACTGAGATTTCTGGTCGTTCGAATCTTTTTTACAATAAACTGATTCCCTTTCCCACAACAAATGCTCCTGTTTATGTCAGGTGCTTTTTggcttgctgcttctgctgctttttcccttctttcttttgctCGATTTTTTCAATTAGCACAAGTGGCCAAGCAATGTTGTCACCTGGGTCCACTCTTCATGTTTGCACCTCATTCCTTCCATGAGTACCAGAGGTCCTGCGCCTGGAGAAGAGCAAGCTTTCCTCTCACACCCCAGCAGCTGGGACATTCATGTCTTGTCGGCAGCACAGACTTCTTAAAAAGAAGGTCTGCGTCATTTAACATATTCTTTCTCCTTTTAATCTTAAATAAAAGCTTGAAAATGTGACCCACTTCTACCCAAATATCCCTCCAAGCAGAGGCCAACACATGATACAGTATTCTGCAAATTTGCTTTTCAAACTGTGTTGGTGCTTTGGGGGCTGCCCATGGGGACTTGCTGGAGGAAGGAACCCAACCTATTTTATTGTTCTAAGCGTAACAAGATCTCAGCACAGAGAAGCTATATCATAACCGTTTTCTTGGAGTTAATAAGCATAGTTATTAATTAAATGCTGTCCCATCAGCAGAGAAATCAGAAACATGACCAACAAGACTACCTACCATATATTTTCTTGGAGGAAGGAGCTTTGTTCTCATGTTTAATATAGGGAAACTTTGCTAAGAATGGAGAGCACACCATAAACCTTCCGGTATAAAGAGATATACTGCAAACAGGCTACAGACTGATCCCCTGCCATAAATATAATTTACTAccattcccctcccagctctgtcCCAATTTCCATGGAGAAAATATCTGGATGTACTGGCTGACAGGGGGATGTGGTGCctctgcatcaaaagcagtgcaGTTGCTTTTCATATCTCTGTGCTGAAGTACCAAAAGATGTTTCCTCCCTTTCAACTACCGTGGTGGGGTGGGCACAAAGAGCTGAAGCGCTTTCTGGGGGGCTGTCCTGGCTGTGAGGCTTTCAAGGGCCCACCGCTAACAAATAAGCAGCCATGCACAAAGGGGAGCAATCAGCGCCACACTCAGGAAACACCATCTAGTATTTAACTGTAATTCAGCATTTtacaatgaaggggaaaaaaaatagctgaaatGGCGTGGTAGGACATTAAAGTTTATATGGTGCATTAGAGGGGCATTGGTTTGAGCTGCCCATTCTCCGGACAGAATTGCTTTAAAAATTGATCTCCCTTTTTTTGTTCTCAATGGATATTCTCATGAGGAGCTGTCTGTGAGGCAGCCAAGAGTTGTTTTCACTGCATTTCGGATCCCAAACCCCCATCCTGCTGTTTGAACAACTCCCATCACATACAAATTCACACCAGTGACCCGAACTGGTGCGTTGTTTTACATCCAAGAAACACTGCATCTGAGGCTCCCGATCTGCTTTTCTTACCTCTGTGAACCAGGCAGGTATTCACAAAACCTGTCCAATTCATGTAGTTTTGCCGTGTGTGCTGCTGTTTGAATGCTACCGTTTCTTGAATCATTTAATAGCCCTCCAAGCTGTGGGTCTGCCCGAAATGCAGCTTCTAACCCAAGCTCTGACCAAGGAGAAAAACTTGCTGTTGAACACTGGCCAAGTCCAAATCATTAACGATGCAAAAGCTAAATGCCAGGTTCTTAGATCTCACAGCTTTCATGTCTCCTCTTGCCTCACCTGAGTGCAACACCTGGTTCTCCATGTCCACACCAACCAGGACAAGAAATCCCGCACTCGCACTGGGCTGGGGCAGTGGGAGGACACGAGATGAACCCTGGATTTCCCAGCCCGTACAGCATTGCCGGGAACACGCTGCTTCAGAAAATCGCTCTGCTTGAAACGACAGTGACCCACTTGTTAGGATTTGGCTCAGTTTTCCTAAGAGTGGAACattgattttctttatttaatatAGCATCATTATACTTTTTATCTGCTGGCTGCATACCCCTGGTGATGAGTGCCTGGGCAGGGTGATGGATAGAAAACACAGTGCATTCATCTAGATGATAGATAGGAAGAAAATGCGGTGAATTAGTTCAGAGGAGAGAAAATACAGTCAATTATTCTACATAAGGCAGCGTCTGGTACTCACAATCCCTGCCTGAGAGCGACAGAACACAtgaataaaaagattaaagagttCAGAAGTGGAATTTTTGTTTTAGTATCAACATATGGGCAAAATGTTACATTTCAGCTTAAGAAATAAACATACGCTAGCCTCGGGAGCACTGATGTTCTGCAAAAGACTGAGAGCAAAGGTTATCTAAGAACACAGGCATTGTTTTTACATTGTCTCATATCACAGAGATTAGAAATGTCTCTGCTGTTTTGAATCTAAACACCCCCTCCTAGAATTGATAGATTCAGATAACATTAATTATTTGTGGCAGTATtagcatttctttttaaaaagcagttattTCACAAACAAAGCATAAATTGAGCCATTTCAGCATGGATGAAAACACCCTTTA encodes:
- the TEKT4 gene encoding tektin-4, which gives rise to MAQPGVLMTKEPAPQSVPASDLPMKLSEVALNTGAYSSSGLATAGFRTAKYLPGEWHQSNYDMYHKAFAGCKQGEHDRAEAKDLAEYTAQRAQCAQQDSTTALGHRLQNTHFWKSELQKEIEDLDAETSLLAAQKLRLERALDATEVPHAIATDNLQCRERRQPPDLVNDEVERELLKEAELIRNIQELLKRTLMQARNQMQLNRDHKEICERDWSDKVETYNIDDKCGRYNNQSTNVQFHPNSVKFEESASTPETWAKFTHDNIYRAEREKLASGNLRVLIDNILHDVSEDLRRQCDTVNEAFAKRCEELEDTKHKLEYHLKNVLREIGDQEANIAALKQAIKDKEAPMKVAQTRLYDRSFRPNVELCRDEAQLSLISEVEELTESIAALKKKLMESEQTLRNLEDTRMDLEKDIAVKKNSIFIDRQKCMAHRTRYPVALKLAGYQ